One window of Paroedura picta isolate Pp20150507F chromosome 2, Ppicta_v3.0, whole genome shotgun sequence genomic DNA carries:
- the FSHB gene encoding follitropin subunit beta — MKTVNFYVLLLCWKTVYSNHCVLSNVTIAVEKEECGFCISVNATWCSGYCYTEDPLDKLSRRKHIQKICTFKEIVYETVKIPGCAGHAESFYSYPVATGCHCKLCDGDLTDCSTTNGLNPSYCSFGQNQLRE, encoded by the exons ATGAAGACAGTTAACTTTTATGTCCTGTTACTTTGTTGGAAAACGGTATATTCCAATCATTGTGTGCTATCCAATGTTACAATAGCAGTGGAGAAGGAGGAATGTGGGTTTTGCATCAGTGTGAATGCAACGTGGTGCTCCGGTTATTGCTACACAGAG GATCCCCTTGATAAGTTGTCCCGAAGGAAACACATTCAAAAGATCTGCACATTCAAGGAGATTGTGTACGAGACTGTAAAGATCCCAGGATGTGCTGGTCATGCAGAATCATTTTATTCCTATCCAGTAGCAACAGGATGTCACTGTAAGCTTTGTGATGGAGACCTTACTGACTGCAGCACTACAAATGGCTTAAACCCAAGTTATTGTTCCTTTGGTCAAAACCAACTCAGAGAATGA